One window from the genome of Echinicola vietnamensis DSM 17526 encodes:
- a CDS encoding amino acid carrier protein yields MCKYLFTIILTLNLINLQAQDLEIITTPGNPTKLINDGYIEAEVKGGTPPYTYQWSNPSTPMDANRAEGLVEGIHYTLTVTDSEGKTASTKAKVKSQSVTETFNGAFTPLVEGLTDFLFWDPFAAIGIYDPVVYNKSKNVEIPGWKAGVKDQFTLQEWKIGNQQHVNKGDTIATVLSQNDGAIAVVAPENGTIKHSIKEGAVIYDAQNTEDLIETNAHVFGKIKYDEPVILTHPNGDPQTHPIPFIVIWLVVGAAFFTFKMGFINIRGFRHAIGLATGKYDEPDAPGKISHFQAFATATSATVGLGNIAGVAIAISLGGPGATFWIIIAGFLGMSSKFTECTLGLKYRHIAKDGKIFGGPMNYLKHGLERRNMKNLGKVLAAVFAIFCVAFSFGGGNMFQANQSYKILATQFPVLEGFGFWVGVILAILVGVVIIGGIESIAKVTEKIVPFMAGLYIFGALVVIFVNIGNIGQAFNAIWDGAFNATAMKGGFIGVLVVGFQRGVFSNEAGTGSAAIAHSAVKTNNPPSEGFVGLLEPFVDTIVVCTLTALVIIFTGKHEAQGMGGVELTSQAFASVISWFPYLLAIAVLLFAFSSMVSWSYYGLRSWTYLFGKSKRSELAYKLVFVVFVVIGASISLGAVLDFSDMMILSMSFPNIIGLYIMSGEVRNDMNSYLKKLKNGELFKKDKANKEEALP; encoded by the coding sequence ATGTGTAAATATTTATTTACCATCATTCTCACCTTAAATTTAATCAACCTCCAAGCCCAGGACCTGGAAATCATCACCACGCCTGGAAACCCAACCAAACTCATCAATGACGGGTACATCGAAGCCGAAGTAAAAGGGGGAACGCCACCTTATACCTATCAGTGGAGCAACCCTTCCACACCAATGGATGCCAATAGGGCTGAAGGACTGGTAGAAGGCATTCACTATACCCTCACCGTGACGGACAGCGAGGGGAAAACCGCATCCACCAAAGCCAAGGTAAAATCTCAATCGGTAACCGAAACATTTAACGGAGCTTTTACTCCATTAGTAGAAGGCTTGACCGACTTTCTCTTTTGGGATCCCTTTGCGGCGATAGGCATTTATGATCCCGTGGTGTATAACAAAAGTAAAAATGTCGAAATCCCGGGATGGAAAGCGGGGGTAAAAGACCAATTCACCCTTCAGGAATGGAAAATCGGAAACCAGCAACATGTCAATAAAGGCGATACGATTGCCACAGTTTTGTCACAAAACGACGGAGCTATAGCAGTGGTGGCCCCAGAAAATGGCACCATCAAACACTCCATCAAAGAAGGTGCGGTCATTTACGATGCACAGAACACCGAAGACCTTATTGAGACAAATGCCCATGTGTTTGGCAAAATCAAATACGATGAGCCCGTTATCTTAACTCACCCTAACGGTGATCCTCAAACCCACCCGATTCCTTTTATTGTGATTTGGCTGGTAGTGGGTGCTGCCTTCTTTACCTTTAAGATGGGCTTTATCAATATCCGCGGATTCCGTCATGCCATTGGCTTGGCCACGGGAAAATACGACGAACCTGATGCTCCGGGAAAGATTTCCCACTTTCAAGCGTTTGCCACCGCCACTTCCGCGACAGTGGGATTGGGAAATATCGCAGGTGTGGCCATTGCCATTTCACTTGGTGGTCCAGGGGCGACCTTTTGGATCATCATCGCAGGATTTCTCGGCATGTCATCCAAGTTTACCGAATGTACCCTAGGACTGAAATACCGACACATCGCCAAAGACGGTAAAATTTTCGGAGGCCCCATGAACTACCTCAAGCATGGCTTGGAAAGAAGAAATATGAAAAACCTGGGCAAAGTGCTCGCAGCTGTTTTTGCAATTTTCTGTGTGGCATTCTCCTTTGGGGGCGGCAATATGTTCCAAGCCAACCAATCCTATAAAATCCTCGCCACGCAGTTTCCTGTACTGGAAGGTTTTGGCTTTTGGGTAGGCGTGATCCTGGCCATTTTGGTAGGAGTAGTAATTATCGGCGGTATCGAAAGCATCGCTAAGGTGACCGAAAAAATCGTCCCCTTCATGGCTGGGCTATACATTTTTGGAGCGCTGGTCGTGATTTTTGTAAACATCGGAAACATTGGTCAGGCCTTTAACGCCATCTGGGACGGGGCCTTCAACGCCACCGCCATGAAAGGTGGTTTTATCGGTGTCCTTGTCGTGGGATTCCAGCGGGGAGTATTCTCCAATGAAGCCGGCACAGGCTCAGCCGCCATTGCACACAGTGCCGTAAAGACCAACAATCCACCTTCTGAAGGATTTGTTGGGTTATTGGAACCATTTGTGGATACCATCGTGGTGTGTACCTTGACGGCACTTGTCATCATCTTTACCGGCAAGCATGAAGCGCAGGGAATGGGCGGTGTAGAACTTACTTCACAGGCCTTCGCCAGTGTGATTTCTTGGTTCCCTTACTTACTGGCCATTGCCGTATTGCTTTTTGCCTTTTCTTCCATGGTTTCATGGTCCTATTATGGACTGAGATCTTGGACCTACTTGTTTGGAAAAAGCAAGCGTTCTGAACTGGCCTATAAATTGGTCTTCGTGGTCTTTGTGGTCATTGGTGCTTCCATCAGCCTTGGTGCTGTACTGGACTTCTCTGACATGATGATCCTTTCCATGTCCTTCCCGAATATCATCGGGCTCTACATCATGAGTGGGGAAGTCAGAAATGACATGAACAGCTACCTTAAGAAACTTAAAAATGGAGAACTCTTCAAAAAAGATAAGGCCAATAAGGAAGAAGCGCTTCCTTAA
- a CDS encoding beta-L-arabinofuranosidase domain-containing protein encodes MNNRKVLLIFICAFLVGNTKSQLYAQGHSASKPLYLQNRAPLAPSPYLELPLGSISPKGWIEEQLVRMKNGLTGNLDTIYPAVMGERNGWLGGDGDGWERGPYWIDGLLPLAYILKDEQLIAKVQPWVEWTLQNQADSGYIGPVPFDEQPAYEAGLQKGMRKDWWPKMVMLKVLKQYYDATGDHRVIEVLTNYFRFQLKELPDTPLDQWTFWANRRGGDNLQVVYWLYNITGDEFLLELGELIAEQTFPWTNVFLNKENNVDPQSPWYFYQMKRYPFDQAEIDHLTVSKIGGIHTVNLAQGLKMPAVRYLYDKDKQHLQATKEALADIKKYHGQPQGMYGGDEPLHGNDPVQGVEFCSISEGMFSLETILKITGDMSYADQLERITYNALPTQASDDFMTRQYFQAANQVKLTDKIQTSFETNHHQGTDFVFGVLAGYPCCTSNMHQSWPKFVQNLWYATADGGVAALMYAPSEVELKVADGTTLKVKEETGYPFRETINFSISLSEPTTFPFHLRIPSWASDAKIHINGERWEGGVSDQVAIIEREWKSSDHIALQLPMDITTSRWYQFATAIERGPLVYSLKVLDKKVAKNRNDGYGEFFEVHPASDWNYGLLQHELDNLQKHVEVVTVDWDGAYPWNLENAPVQLKMSGVKVMDWKLQNDVPVMPGFWSKTIQDRSLVEEITLVPYGCTTLRITEFPVYNTPQ; translated from the coding sequence ATGAACAATCGAAAAGTGTTACTGATTTTTATTTGTGCCTTTCTGGTAGGAAATACCAAAAGTCAATTGTATGCACAAGGACATTCAGCCAGCAAGCCACTTTACCTTCAGAATAGGGCACCTCTTGCGCCATCACCTTACCTGGAGCTTCCTTTGGGGAGCATATCTCCGAAGGGGTGGATAGAAGAGCAGTTGGTACGCATGAAAAATGGTCTCACGGGGAATTTGGATACTATTTATCCTGCTGTCATGGGGGAGCGGAATGGCTGGCTAGGTGGCGATGGGGATGGATGGGAGAGGGGGCCCTACTGGATTGATGGACTTTTGCCGTTGGCTTATATCCTGAAAGATGAACAGCTGATCGCAAAAGTGCAGCCTTGGGTGGAGTGGACACTCCAAAATCAGGCAGATAGCGGCTATATTGGGCCAGTGCCTTTTGACGAACAGCCTGCCTATGAAGCGGGACTACAAAAGGGAATGAGAAAAGATTGGTGGCCAAAAATGGTCATGCTGAAGGTGCTCAAGCAATACTATGACGCTACTGGTGACCATAGGGTGATCGAGGTGCTCACCAATTATTTTAGGTTCCAATTAAAAGAGCTGCCCGATACTCCTTTGGACCAATGGACTTTTTGGGCCAACCGTCGGGGTGGGGATAACCTGCAAGTGGTCTATTGGTTGTATAATATTACAGGGGATGAGTTTTTATTGGAACTGGGAGAGCTTATCGCGGAACAGACCTTCCCTTGGACAAATGTGTTCCTAAACAAGGAAAATAATGTGGATCCCCAGTCACCTTGGTATTTTTATCAGATGAAGCGGTATCCCTTTGATCAAGCAGAAATAGACCACTTGACGGTGTCAAAGATCGGAGGGATCCATACCGTAAATCTCGCCCAAGGGCTGAAAATGCCTGCTGTGCGGTACCTTTATGATAAGGATAAACAGCATTTACAAGCCACCAAGGAAGCGTTGGCAGATATAAAAAAATATCACGGACAGCCGCAGGGCATGTACGGTGGGGATGAGCCATTGCATGGGAATGATCCCGTTCAGGGGGTGGAATTTTGCTCCATTTCCGAAGGCATGTTTTCATTGGAGACCATCTTGAAAATTACCGGAGATATGTCCTATGCTGATCAGCTGGAGAGGATCACCTATAACGCATTGCCCACCCAAGCATCCGATGATTTCATGACCAGGCAGTATTTTCAAGCGGCCAATCAAGTGAAGTTGACCGATAAGATTCAGACTTCCTTTGAAACCAATCATCACCAAGGGACAGATTTTGTGTTTGGCGTACTGGCTGGATATCCTTGCTGTACTTCCAATATGCACCAGTCTTGGCCAAAATTTGTGCAAAACCTTTGGTATGCCACTGCAGATGGAGGTGTGGCGGCGTTGATGTATGCACCCAGTGAAGTAGAACTGAAAGTAGCCGATGGGACGACCCTAAAGGTGAAGGAAGAAACCGGCTATCCTTTTCGCGAGACGATAAATTTCTCCATTTCACTCAGCGAGCCAACGACTTTTCCTTTTCACTTGAGAATTCCAAGTTGGGCAAGTGATGCTAAAATTCACATTAATGGTGAGCGCTGGGAAGGGGGCGTCAGCGATCAAGTGGCCATCATCGAACGGGAATGGAAGAGCAGTGACCACATTGCCTTACAGTTACCCATGGACATTACAACTTCCCGATGGTACCAATTTGCTACCGCTATTGAGCGAGGGCCACTGGTTTATTCCCTTAAGGTGCTGGACAAAAAGGTGGCTAAAAACCGAAACGATGGTTACGGGGAGTTTTTTGAGGTACATCCTGCATCGGATTGGAATTACGGCCTGTTGCAGCATGAATTGGATAACCTGCAAAAACATGTGGAAGTGGTAACCGTAGATTGGGATGGTGCTTATCCTTGGAACTTGGAAAATGCGCCTGTACAGCTGAAGATGTCAGGTGTCAAAGTGATGGATTGGAAGCTTCAAAATGATGTGCCCGTAATGCCCGGGTTTTGGAGCAAAACCATTCAAGACCGATCATTGGTAGAAGAGATCACCTTGGTGCCTTATGGATGCACCACCTTGAGAATCACAGAATTTCCGGTTTATAATACCCCACAATAA
- a CDS encoding glycoside hydrolase family 2 protein, with product MLKKTLLGVVAMFWLVVNANAQQWTPKQAPLMTKFAKDVDPEHVLPEYPRPQMVREKWKNLNGLWQFQPGTWQNEPYPKGKLARNILVPFAVESALSGVQEVHERIWYRREFSLPADWKGQRILLHFGAVDYEATVYINDRPVGKHEGGYDPFTFDITDHLTSGKTQTVTVKVWDPTTREGFPRGKQALNQEGIMYTSVTGIWQTVWLEPVPEKRIVDFEMVPDIDQAELNLSVEATGGRFLTYTATVKDGDRVVATVESDPMKPTAIAIENQKLWSPDNPFLYDMTITLKDGDEVVDVVDTYFGMRKISVEQEGEFQRLYLNNAFVFQMGPLDQGYWPDGLYTAPTDEALRYDLEKTKELGFNMTRKHIKVEPQRWYYWADKLGLLVWQDMPSPNSYTFATPEPDKEAFTRELMRMVETHKNAPSIVMWVIFNESQAQHDTERYAALVKGMDPSRVVNEASGGTNHGAADVADAHSYPPPAYAQSPYQATVCGEYGGIGYQLDDHIWNPDDLMQYVTINSEEEYVAMYDEFADMLVEFKTNQGMSAAVYTEITDVEIELNGIMTYDRVMKVDPQKIARINEKIIADKSYVYPLVPTAKEQNIDWQYTFSKPSDQWKESDYDAEGWHEGRGGFGSQGTPGAINGTTWEGDEIWLRRTFELGDINKIDKDNLRLRIHHDDACVVYINGVKAAELNGWTSSYTNAAISDAAKKALRSGANTMAIYCQQDQGGQYIDAGLSIATGNKALSAKTLDSVVKE from the coding sequence ATGCTTAAAAAAACACTTTTAGGAGTTGTAGCGATGTTTTGGCTGGTGGTGAATGCCAATGCCCAGCAATGGACACCCAAACAAGCTCCGCTCATGACCAAATTTGCGAAAGATGTGGATCCTGAGCATGTACTGCCCGAATATCCTCGACCACAGATGGTTCGTGAAAAATGGAAAAACCTCAATGGCCTCTGGCAGTTTCAGCCGGGTACCTGGCAAAATGAACCTTACCCAAAAGGAAAGCTGGCCAGAAATATCTTGGTGCCTTTTGCGGTGGAATCGGCCTTGTCGGGTGTTCAGGAAGTCCATGAGCGTATTTGGTATAGACGTGAATTTAGCCTACCTGCAGACTGGAAAGGCCAGCGGATCCTTCTTCACTTTGGTGCTGTAGACTATGAGGCGACCGTGTATATCAATGATCGCCCCGTAGGAAAGCATGAAGGTGGATACGATCCGTTTACGTTTGATATTACGGATCATCTTACGAGTGGTAAAACCCAGACCGTTACTGTAAAAGTATGGGACCCTACCACCCGGGAAGGCTTCCCAAGGGGGAAACAGGCACTCAACCAAGAGGGCATCATGTACACTTCCGTTACGGGAATTTGGCAAACAGTTTGGCTAGAGCCCGTTCCGGAAAAGCGCATCGTGGACTTCGAGATGGTTCCAGATATCGATCAGGCTGAACTTAACTTGTCCGTGGAAGCTACCGGAGGAAGGTTTCTTACTTATACGGCAACCGTCAAGGATGGAGACAGGGTAGTGGCCACCGTGGAAAGTGATCCCATGAAGCCCACGGCTATAGCCATCGAAAACCAAAAACTATGGTCTCCCGATAATCCTTTCCTTTATGACATGACCATCACCTTAAAGGATGGCGATGAAGTGGTCGATGTGGTGGATACCTACTTCGGCATGCGTAAGATTTCAGTGGAGCAGGAAGGGGAATTCCAGCGCCTTTACCTGAACAATGCGTTTGTGTTTCAGATGGGACCGCTGGACCAAGGTTATTGGCCCGATGGACTGTACACCGCTCCTACGGATGAGGCCTTGCGGTACGACTTGGAAAAAACCAAGGAGCTGGGCTTTAACATGACTCGAAAGCACATCAAGGTAGAGCCACAGCGGTGGTACTACTGGGCCGATAAGCTTGGCCTTTTGGTTTGGCAAGATATGCCTTCTCCGAACAGTTACACTTTTGCCACTCCAGAGCCGGATAAAGAGGCTTTTACACGAGAATTGATGCGCATGGTGGAAACGCATAAAAATGCTCCGAGCATCGTGATGTGGGTGATCTTTAACGAGTCTCAAGCGCAACATGATACCGAGCGCTATGCAGCCTTGGTAAAAGGAATGGATCCTTCCAGGGTGGTCAATGAAGCCAGTGGAGGAACCAATCACGGTGCCGCCGACGTGGCCGATGCCCACAGTTATCCGCCACCAGCCTATGCCCAAAGCCCTTATCAGGCCACCGTGTGTGGAGAGTATGGAGGTATCGGTTACCAGTTGGACGACCATATCTGGAATCCCGATGATTTGATGCAATATGTAACGATCAACAGTGAGGAAGAATATGTGGCCATGTACGATGAATTTGCCGATATGCTGGTGGAGTTCAAGACCAACCAAGGCATGAGTGCCGCCGTCTATACGGAAATTACCGATGTGGAAATCGAATTGAACGGTATCATGACCTACGACCGGGTGATGAAGGTGGATCCCCAGAAAATTGCTCGGATCAATGAAAAGATCATTGCCGATAAAAGTTACGTTTATCCACTTGTCCCTACGGCCAAGGAGCAAAACATAGACTGGCAGTATACTTTTTCCAAGCCTTCTGACCAGTGGAAGGAGTCGGATTATGATGCTGAGGGATGGCATGAAGGCCGGGGAGGTTTTGGCTCTCAGGGAACTCCAGGAGCCATCAATGGCACCACTTGGGAAGGTGATGAGATATGGTTGCGTAGAACTTTCGAACTGGGGGATATCAATAAAATTGACAAGGATAACCTCCGGTTGAGGATTCACCATGATGATGCGTGTGTCGTGTATATCAACGGGGTGAAAGCAGCTGAATTGAACGGGTGGACCTCAAGCTATACCAATGCTGCCATTTCTGATGCAGCCAAAAAGGCCCTGCGGAGTGGCGCCAATACCATGGCCATCTATTGTCAGCAGGATCAAGGTGGACAATACATTGATGCAGGACTGTCCATTGCCACTGGCAACAAAGCACTTTCGGCCAAAACACTGGATAGTGTGGTCAAAGAATAA